From a single Planctellipticum variicoloris genomic region:
- a CDS encoding c-type heme family protein yields MHRTLLTLVIVTGLAGAMIAAPPNTSEPAAALPTPDEARGRAELLHDALGDLLQVVHHEYYRLDEGLTLPAAAFRTVFAEVARKRKVELRWLAVNAPPMNVDHKAGSEFEQQAVKALASGAEHFERIEDGVYRRAARIMLESECLKCHVPNRRSTEARIAALVISLPIRGN; encoded by the coding sequence ATGCACCGAACTCTCCTGACGCTGGTCATCGTAACCGGTCTGGCCGGCGCCATGATCGCCGCCCCGCCCAACACGAGCGAACCGGCGGCCGCGCTCCCGACCCCGGACGAAGCCCGCGGCCGGGCGGAGCTGCTGCACGACGCGCTCGGCGACCTGCTGCAGGTGGTCCATCACGAGTATTATCGTCTCGACGAAGGCCTCACGCTCCCCGCCGCGGCCTTCAGAACGGTCTTCGCCGAAGTTGCCCGCAAACGCAAAGTCGAGCTGCGCTGGCTGGCGGTCAATGCACCGCCGATGAACGTCGACCACAAGGCCGGCAGCGAGTTCGAACAGCAGGCCGTCAAAGCCCTGGCCTCCGGCGCCGAGCATTTCGAGCGGATCGAAGACGGCGTCTATCGCCGGGCGGCGCGGATCATGCTTGAATCGGAATGCCTGAAATGCCACGTTCCCAACCGCCGCAGCACTGAGGCGCGCATCGCCGCCCTCGTGATCAGCCTGCCGATTCGGGGGAACTGA
- a CDS encoding c-type heme family protein: MISRPWTHLCMAAGIVAVFGATLALRADPPQEKPAEKDARVSVAVARDRAKLMHTVYSSTLEVMHHRYFHINRSTIPARAMEDIFDDMSRQSLGKARWISGNTKAMSIDHEPETSFEKQAVREFTIGKEELERVEDGYYRRATPIPLSGGCVGCHAGLSADAGKTPRFAGLVISIPVNDE, encoded by the coding sequence ATGATTTCTCGACCTTGGACCCACCTGTGTATGGCCGCCGGCATTGTCGCGGTTTTCGGTGCAACCCTGGCTCTGCGGGCCGATCCACCGCAGGAGAAGCCGGCTGAAAAGGACGCGCGAGTTTCAGTTGCGGTCGCCCGCGACCGGGCGAAGTTGATGCACACAGTTTACTCTTCCACGTTGGAAGTGATGCACCATCGCTATTTCCACATCAACCGGTCCACCATACCGGCCCGCGCGATGGAGGATATTTTCGATGACATGTCCCGCCAGTCTCTTGGCAAGGCCCGCTGGATCTCCGGCAATACGAAGGCCATGAGTATCGATCACGAACCGGAGACCAGTTTCGAAAAGCAGGCGGTCCGGGAATTCACCATCGGCAAGGAAGAGCTCGAACGCGTTGAGGACGGGTACTACCGACGGGCGACCCCCATTCCGCTGTCGGGCGGTTGCGTCGGTTGCCACGCCGGACTTTCCGCAGACGCCGGCAAGACGCCCCGTTTCGCCGGTCTGGTGATCAGCATTCCGGTCAACGACGAGTGA
- a CDS encoding FtsB family cell division protein yields the protein MPASDTPPNSTAGRAGGLAISLAFWMALVVAALLFATVNLSPRLATLLKLRDEHYANQMRLVALEKQARQLERVVEALEHDPAFAAEMARLEFDALRPGEEVISVDRKLALDARHAATFEAERPATRAWYLPAVELVATSRDLRNTLLLTAAVLVVVSFTWLQESTAGQIEAGGRALQSVWGRYRRRSE from the coding sequence ATGCCCGCTTCCGACACTCCACCGAACTCCACCGCCGGCCGGGCCGGCGGACTGGCGATTTCGCTGGCGTTCTGGATGGCACTGGTCGTTGCGGCGCTGCTGTTCGCCACGGTCAATCTCTCGCCGCGACTGGCCACGCTGCTGAAACTGCGCGACGAACACTACGCCAATCAGATGCGGTTGGTGGCGCTGGAGAAACAGGCCCGGCAGCTCGAGCGGGTGGTCGAAGCCCTGGAGCATGACCCCGCATTCGCCGCTGAAATGGCGAGACTGGAATTCGATGCCCTCCGTCCCGGCGAAGAAGTGATCTCCGTCGATCGTAAGCTGGCCCTGGACGCCCGCCATGCAGCGACATTCGAAGCGGAACGCCCGGCAACACGCGCCTGGTATTTGCCCGCCGTCGAATTGGTCGCCACGAGCCGGGACCTGCGGAACACGCTGCTGCTGACCGCCGCAGTGCTGGTGGTCGTCTCCTTCACCTGGCTGCAGGAATCGACCGCCGGCCAGATCGAAGCCGGCGGCCGCGCTCTGCAGAGCGTCTGGGGCCGCTATCGAAGAAGAAGTGAATAG
- a CDS encoding XylR family transcriptional regulator, with the protein MPRRRVLLMIETSLVYGREALRGINRYVVEHEPWSVYLDQRELTAAPPEWFSRWDGDGVISRWTNTDLARTLDRRQIPAVDLTDIYGGFGLPHVWANHAAVSELAARHLIERGFHHFAFCGFDHQDWSERRQAGFVASLPIPRAQVAIYNSDWDSTRGPTWDQQQAALGAWLQALPKPVGVMACNDMRGLQVLDACRRCNLAVPEEVAVIGVDNDELLCQLADPPLSSVVPNPLRVGYEAAALLDTLMRGEIPASTEIIVDPVGVVTRQSTDVLAIPDPQVAAAVRYIREHACDGIAVADVLRHVNATRSVLERSFRRYLNRSPQNEIRGVQLKRVKQLLAETDLALPQIAERAGFEHPEYLSVVFKRETGQTPGQYRKQTSAFPAEKGKGRRTAGR; encoded by the coding sequence ATGCCGCGCCGTCGTGTTCTGTTGATGATCGAAACTTCGCTGGTCTACGGCCGCGAGGCGCTCCGTGGCATTAATCGCTACGTCGTCGAACACGAGCCGTGGTCGGTGTATCTCGATCAGCGGGAACTGACGGCGGCTCCTCCCGAATGGTTTTCCCGCTGGGACGGCGACGGCGTGATCAGCCGGTGGACGAACACGGATCTCGCCCGGACGCTCGACCGGCGGCAGATTCCCGCGGTCGATCTGACCGACATCTACGGCGGCTTCGGTCTGCCGCACGTCTGGGCCAATCATGCGGCTGTGAGCGAGCTGGCGGCCCGGCATCTGATTGAGCGCGGGTTTCATCACTTCGCTTTCTGCGGTTTCGACCATCAGGACTGGTCCGAACGGCGGCAGGCGGGGTTCGTGGCCAGCCTGCCGATTCCCCGTGCGCAGGTCGCCATTTACAACTCGGACTGGGATTCCACCCGCGGGCCGACGTGGGACCAGCAGCAGGCGGCGCTCGGCGCGTGGCTGCAAGCTCTGCCGAAGCCGGTCGGCGTGATGGCTTGCAATGACATGCGCGGGCTGCAGGTGCTCGATGCCTGCCGCCGGTGCAATCTGGCGGTTCCCGAAGAGGTTGCCGTGATTGGCGTCGACAACGACGAACTGCTCTGCCAGCTCGCCGACCCGCCTCTGTCGAGCGTCGTACCGAATCCGCTACGGGTCGGTTACGAGGCTGCCGCTCTGCTCGACACGCTGATGCGCGGCGAGATCCCCGCCTCGACGGAGATCATTGTCGACCCGGTGGGCGTCGTGACTCGGCAGTCGACGGACGTGCTCGCGATTCCCGATCCCCAGGTTGCGGCGGCCGTCCGCTATATCCGCGAGCACGCCTGCGACGGAATTGCCGTCGCCGATGTGCTGCGGCACGTGAACGCCACCCGCAGCGTGCTCGAACGGAGCTTCCGCCGGTATCTCAACCGGTCGCCTCAGAACGAGATCCGCGGAGTGCAGCTCAAACGCGTGAAACAGCTTCTTGCGGAGACTGACCTCGCGCTGCCGCAGATCGCCGAACGGGCGGGTTTTGAGCATCCCGAGTACCTGAGCGTCGTCTTCAAGCGTGAAACGGGGCAGACGCCGGGGCAGTATCGTAAACAGACCTCGGCGTTTCCCGCGGAGAAGGGGAAAGGCCGGAGGACCGCCGGCCGCTGA
- a CDS encoding DUF1553 domain-containing protein, with translation MSCFRSAPVFLAFTLAHLSTIPVAAQSTAIDFGREIRPLLARKCYSCHGPDKGEGGLHLHERDAAFKRLESGEHAIVPGKSDESELLKRVTSTDHDLRMPPEGKPLTPEEVDLLKRWIDSGATWQLHWAFQPVQDPPAPAVQNPAWVRNPIDAFVLAKLEQHNLPPNPQASAATLLRRLSVDLTGLPPSFAEMQAFETESAANPDAAYEAAVDRLLASERYGEQWARHWLDVVRFAETNSFERDGVKPYAWRYRDYVIRSLNEDKPYDRFLKEQLAGDELPDDTADSLIATGFYRLGVWDDEPADRLLAVYDGYDDIVTTIGQGLLAMTVNCARCHDHKIDPIPAADYYSFVAFIRNLTPNGYENPNTVQPIFPNPGDRERYETAVKLLREKQDRLQAQVSEFENEFRGKIQAAAAPAGMEDLDDLEYRFYRETFDKLPDFDALKPETVARLERPYFDIRPATRENFFGFVFTGVLKVPADGEYTFTVDSDDGVRLVLEGKEVLKYDGIHGVGSPKVVKVALKQGRVPVRLDYFQGQGGRGLSVQWSGSKFADRYLSATTADGTDIADLQKQTPGAINGRNRSPIGEQMKTRGQQVLGAERFAQFEQAREALQAAKREKPWDQYALCVTEHGPTAPETFILRRGNPQAQGDLVEPAFLGILGGGPAKVESRPEGSRTTGRRMELANWIASTDNPLATRVIVNRLWQHHFGRGIVRSPNNFGQLGEPPTHPELLDWLASELVRQGWKLKPLHKLMVMSNTYRQSSLGREDGLARDPGNDWFWRYNLRRLSAEELRDSVLAVNGRLNPKMYGPGIYPEISQEVLAGQSQPGSGWGKSSYEEQARRSVYIHVKRSLIVPELSTFDFPDTDTTCEARFHTTQPGQALSLLNGAFFNQQAEELATRVKREAGEQPAARIARAVELVLDRPATPAEIDRGRKLIETLQTKHQQTPDAAFNHYCLMVLNLNEFIYVE, from the coding sequence ATGTCGTGTTTTCGCTCAGCGCCGGTATTCCTGGCCTTCACTCTGGCGCACCTCTCGACGATTCCCGTCGCCGCACAATCCACCGCCATCGACTTCGGCCGGGAAATCCGCCCATTGCTCGCACGAAAGTGCTACTCCTGCCACGGCCCCGACAAGGGCGAAGGGGGCCTCCACCTGCACGAACGGGATGCCGCCTTCAAACGGCTGGAATCCGGCGAGCACGCCATCGTCCCGGGCAAGTCCGACGAGAGTGAACTGCTCAAGCGAGTAACAAGTACTGACCACGACCTCCGGATGCCTCCCGAGGGGAAGCCCCTGACGCCGGAAGAGGTCGATCTCCTCAAACGCTGGATCGACAGCGGAGCCACCTGGCAGTTGCACTGGGCCTTTCAGCCCGTGCAGGACCCTCCAGCGCCCGCCGTGCAGAATCCCGCCTGGGTCCGCAATCCGATCGATGCGTTCGTGCTGGCAAAGCTGGAGCAGCACAACCTGCCTCCCAATCCGCAGGCGTCAGCCGCAACCCTGCTCCGCCGGCTCTCCGTGGATCTGACCGGCCTGCCCCCGTCGTTTGCCGAAATGCAGGCGTTTGAAACGGAGTCCGCCGCGAATCCCGATGCCGCGTACGAGGCCGCCGTCGATCGGCTGCTCGCCTCGGAACGCTACGGCGAACAATGGGCGCGACACTGGCTCGATGTCGTCCGCTTCGCCGAGACCAACAGCTTCGAACGCGACGGCGTGAAACCGTACGCCTGGCGTTACCGCGACTACGTAATCCGCTCGCTCAACGAAGACAAACCCTACGACCGCTTTCTCAAGGAACAGCTCGCCGGCGATGAGCTGCCCGACGACACCGCCGACTCGCTGATCGCCACCGGCTTCTATCGTCTGGGAGTCTGGGACGACGAACCCGCCGATCGGTTGCTCGCCGTCTACGACGGCTATGACGACATCGTCACCACCATCGGCCAGGGCCTGCTGGCGATGACGGTCAATTGCGCACGGTGTCACGATCACAAGATCGATCCCATACCGGCGGCCGACTACTACAGCTTCGTAGCGTTCATTCGCAATCTCACGCCCAACGGCTACGAGAATCCGAACACCGTCCAGCCGATCTTCCCGAACCCGGGAGATCGCGAGCGGTACGAAACCGCCGTGAAACTGCTGCGCGAAAAGCAGGATCGTCTGCAGGCGCAGGTCAGCGAGTTCGAGAACGAATTCCGCGGCAAGATCCAGGCCGCCGCCGCTCCAGCGGGGATGGAAGACCTCGACGACCTGGAATATCGCTTCTACCGCGAGACATTCGACAAACTGCCCGACTTCGACGCGCTCAAACCCGAAACGGTCGCCAGGCTCGAACGCCCCTACTTCGACATCCGCCCGGCGACCCGCGAAAACTTCTTTGGCTTCGTCTTCACCGGCGTCCTGAAGGTCCCCGCGGACGGCGAATACACGTTTACCGTCGACTCAGACGATGGCGTCCGGCTCGTCCTCGAAGGGAAAGAAGTCCTCAAATACGACGGCATTCATGGCGTGGGAAGCCCCAAAGTCGTCAAGGTCGCGTTGAAGCAGGGCCGGGTTCCCGTGCGGCTGGATTACTTCCAGGGACAGGGAGGCAGGGGGCTGTCGGTGCAATGGTCGGGATCCAAGTTCGCCGACCGATACCTCTCGGCGACGACCGCAGACGGCACCGACATCGCCGACCTGCAGAAGCAGACCCCCGGCGCCATCAACGGGCGGAACCGCAGCCCGATCGGCGAACAGATGAAGACCCGCGGACAACAAGTCCTGGGGGCGGAGCGGTTCGCGCAATTCGAACAGGCCCGGGAGGCCCTCCAAGCCGCGAAACGCGAGAAGCCGTGGGATCAATACGCCCTGTGCGTCACCGAGCACGGCCCGACGGCCCCCGAGACGTTCATTCTCCGCCGGGGCAATCCCCAGGCGCAGGGCGACCTGGTCGAGCCCGCCTTTCTCGGGATTCTGGGAGGCGGCCCGGCGAAGGTCGAATCGCGTCCCGAAGGATCGCGAACGACGGGCCGTCGAATGGAACTGGCGAACTGGATTGCATCGACGGACAATCCGCTGGCGACCCGCGTCATCGTCAACCGGCTCTGGCAGCACCACTTCGGCCGCGGCATCGTCCGCTCGCCGAACAACTTCGGCCAGCTCGGCGAACCCCCGACCCATCCGGAGCTGCTCGACTGGCTCGCTTCCGAACTGGTCCGCCAGGGTTGGAAACTCAAGCCGCTCCACAAACTGATGGTGATGTCGAACACCTACCGGCAGTCGTCACTCGGCCGGGAGGATGGCCTGGCCCGCGATCCCGGCAACGACTGGTTCTGGCGCTACAACCTGCGACGTCTCAGCGCCGAAGAACTGCGAGACTCAGTGCTGGCGGTCAACGGCCGGCTGAACCCGAAGATGTATGGTCCAGGGATCTATCCGGAAATTTCTCAGGAAGTCCTGGCGGGTCAGTCTCAGCCCGGCAGCGGCTGGGGCAAATCGTCCTACGAGGAGCAAGCCCGCCGGAGCGTCTACATCCACGTGAAGCGGTCGCTGATCGTCCCCGAGCTGTCGACCTTCGACTTCCCCGACACCGACACGACCTGCGAAGCCCGCTTCCACACCACGCAGCCCGGTCAGGCCCTGAGCCTGCTCAACGGCGCCTTCTTCAACCAGCAGGCGGAAGAGCTGGCGACGCGCGTGAAGCGCGAAGCCGGCGAACAGCCCGCGGCCCGCATCGCGCGAGCCGTCGAACTGGTCCTCGACCGGCCGGCGACGCCCGCCGAGATCGACCGGGGCCGGAAACTGATCGAAACCCTGCAGACAAAACACCAGCAGACCCCCGACGCAGCCTTCAACCACTACTGCCTGATGGTGCTCAATCTCAACGAGTTCATTTACGTGGAATAG
- a CDS encoding DUF1501 domain-containing protein yields the protein MASNNHPTGGFCGRTRREFLWQAGGGFAGLALAGLLDQDGFLDRQAVAADGSTPWQNPLAPKPPHFAPRAKNVIFLFMYGGPSHIDTFDYKPAMKGRDNQTIAVKTFGRGGHKNEGRIVEPRWNFKQYGECGKWVSDLFPHLAQHVDDMAFLHSMTADSPIHGSAMLMMNSGRILSGFPCLGSWVNYGLGSENQNLPGFVVMLDPTGGPISGAKNWSSGFMPATYQGTTFRTQGAPILDLKPRDGMTRAAQRELLDALHAQNVEHASIRPGNSDLQARIASYELAYKMQESAPEATDFGQETADTQKLYGLDDPRKKDFGTKCLLARRLVERGVRFIQVYSGGAHNDDNWDAHSDIEKNHNYHAYNTDQPIAALLQDLKQRDMLKDTLVVWGGEFGRQPTAEYAKGTGRDHNSYGFTMWMAGGGLKGGVSVGTTDELGSAAVDQPMHVKRLHATILNQMGLDPNKLSYFYSGLDQKLVGVEHIEPIHEIIA from the coding sequence ATGGCCTCAAACAATCACCCCACCGGCGGCTTCTGCGGACGAACCCGTCGCGAGTTCCTCTGGCAGGCCGGCGGCGGCTTCGCCGGACTGGCCCTCGCCGGCCTCCTCGATCAGGACGGCTTTCTGGACCGCCAGGCAGTCGCGGCCGACGGCTCAACGCCGTGGCAGAATCCGCTCGCCCCCAAACCGCCGCACTTCGCTCCCAGGGCGAAGAACGTGATCTTCCTCTTCATGTACGGCGGCCCGAGCCACATCGACACGTTCGATTACAAACCGGCCATGAAGGGCCGGGATAACCAGACGATCGCAGTCAAGACCTTCGGTCGCGGCGGCCACAAGAACGAAGGCCGGATCGTCGAGCCGCGCTGGAACTTCAAGCAGTACGGCGAATGCGGCAAGTGGGTCAGTGACCTCTTCCCGCATCTCGCACAGCACGTCGACGATATGGCCTTCCTGCACTCAATGACCGCCGACTCGCCAATTCACGGCTCAGCCATGTTGATGATGAACTCCGGCCGGATCCTCTCCGGTTTCCCCTGCCTGGGCTCGTGGGTCAACTACGGCCTCGGCAGCGAGAACCAGAACCTGCCCGGCTTCGTGGTGATGCTCGACCCGACCGGCGGTCCGATCAGCGGCGCCAAGAACTGGTCGAGCGGCTTCATGCCCGCCACCTACCAGGGGACGACGTTCCGCACGCAGGGCGCGCCCATCCTGGACCTCAAGCCGCGCGACGGCATGACGCGAGCCGCCCAGCGCGAACTCCTCGACGCGCTGCATGCCCAGAACGTCGAACACGCCTCGATCCGCCCCGGTAACAGCGATCTGCAGGCCCGGATCGCCAGCTACGAACTGGCCTACAAAATGCAGGAGAGCGCCCCCGAAGCGACCGACTTCGGCCAGGAGACCGCAGACACTCAGAAACTCTACGGCCTCGACGATCCGCGAAAGAAGGACTTCGGGACCAAGTGCCTGCTCGCCCGCCGGCTGGTCGAACGCGGCGTCCGGTTCATTCAGGTCTACTCGGGCGGCGCCCACAACGACGACAACTGGGACGCCCACTCGGACATCGAGAAGAACCACAACTATCACGCCTACAACACCGATCAGCCGATCGCCGCCCTGCTGCAGGACCTGAAGCAGCGCGACATGCTGAAAGATACGCTCGTCGTCTGGGGGGGCGAGTTCGGCCGGCAACCGACGGCAGAGTACGCCAAGGGGACCGGCCGGGACCACAACTCCTACGGCTTCACCATGTGGATGGCCGGCGGCGGCCTGAAAGGGGGCGTCAGCGTTGGCACGACCGATGAACTCGGTTCAGCCGCCGTCGACCAGCCGATGCACGTCAAGCGCCTGCACGCCACAATCCTGAATCAGATGGGCCTCGATCCCAACAAGCTGTCCTACTTCTACAGCGGCCTGGATCAAAAGCTGGTCGGCGTGGAGCACATCGAACCGATTCACGAAATCATCGCGTAG
- a CDS encoding DUF1501 domain-containing protein yields the protein MSNELSRREVLRQAVAGALGLGALGASPLLAGTNPLAPQATQFAARAKRVILFFMPGGVSHVDSFDPKPALRRDHGKEVGKDRILTGSLWGSQRYGESGLEISDLFPYTGQCADDLCLIRSMHGDKGDHFEATLSMHSGAMAGTLPGVGAWVSYGLGTENANLPSHVVFAEKLPYAGSQAWDSNFLPAYHQGTRITPGAEPIANLNPDPALARYQSRELELLGRMNARHRDARPGDGVLDARMYSFEAAVGLQKTAPQVFDLADESEETFKLYGIDRNDTKSFAWQCLVARRMSERGVRFIELIDKGASGNWDAHSKMQSYDKLAKNVDRGMGALITDLKQRGLLDETLIVWCTEFGRTPSAKKDAADGRDHYKDAFTCWLAGGGVKGGMAYGATDEHGIKIVENPVHIHDFHATILHLLGFNHTKLTYFFSGRDFRLTGLAGKVVTDILA from the coding sequence ATGTCGAACGAACTTTCACGACGCGAAGTGCTGCGGCAGGCGGTGGCGGGCGCCCTGGGGCTGGGGGCTCTCGGAGCTTCGCCGCTCCTGGCCGGAACGAATCCCCTGGCGCCGCAGGCAACGCAGTTCGCGGCCCGGGCGAAGCGGGTGATTCTGTTCTTCATGCCCGGCGGCGTGTCACACGTCGATTCGTTCGATCCCAAGCCGGCCCTCCGGCGGGATCACGGGAAAGAGGTCGGTAAGGATCGAATCCTCACCGGGAGCCTGTGGGGTTCGCAGCGGTATGGGGAATCGGGACTGGAGATTTCGGACCTGTTCCCCTACACGGGCCAGTGCGCCGACGACCTGTGCCTGATTCGCTCGATGCACGGCGACAAGGGGGATCACTTTGAAGCGACGCTCAGCATGCACTCCGGCGCAATGGCGGGGACGCTGCCGGGCGTCGGGGCCTGGGTGAGCTATGGCCTGGGGACCGAGAACGCGAATCTGCCGTCGCACGTGGTGTTTGCGGAGAAGCTGCCGTATGCCGGCTCGCAGGCGTGGGATTCGAACTTTCTGCCGGCGTATCATCAGGGGACGCGGATCACGCCGGGGGCCGAGCCGATCGCCAATCTGAATCCCGATCCCGCCCTGGCCCGCTACCAGTCCCGCGAACTGGAATTGCTGGGCCGGATGAACGCCCGGCATCGCGACGCACGGCCAGGGGACGGCGTGCTCGACGCCCGGATGTACTCGTTCGAGGCGGCGGTCGGTCTGCAGAAGACGGCGCCGCAGGTCTTTGACCTGGCGGACGAATCGGAAGAGACGTTCAAACTCTACGGCATCGACCGCAACGACACGAAGAGCTTCGCCTGGCAGTGCCTGGTGGCCCGGCGGATGAGCGAGCGGGGCGTGCGGTTCATCGAGCTGATCGACAAGGGGGCCAGCGGAAACTGGGACGCGCACAGCAAGATGCAGTCCTACGACAAGCTGGCGAAGAACGTCGACCGCGGCATGGGGGCGTTGATCACGGATCTCAAACAGCGCGGCCTGCTGGATGAGACGCTGATCGTCTGGTGCACCGAGTTCGGCCGGACCCCCAGTGCCAAGAAGGACGCGGCGGACGGGCGCGACCATTACAAGGACGCCTTCACCTGCTGGCTCGCCGGCGGCGGCGTGAAGGGGGGGATGGCCTACGGCGCGACCGACGAGCACGGCATCAAGATCGTGGAGAACCCGGTCCACATCCACGACTTCCACGCCACCATCCTGCACCTGCTCGGCTTCAACCACACGAAGCTGACCTATTTCTTCTCCGGCCGCGACTTCCGCCTGACGGGTCTGGCAGGCAAGGTCGTGACGGACATTCTTGCGTAG
- a CDS encoding PSD1 and planctomycete cytochrome C domain-containing protein: MFSPARAGSSSCRTWLLPLTLGMLGVIPAQARADDRSDFFEKRIRPVLIDKCGECHAGKTPEGDLSIERLADLTKGGMSGPALAVGKPESSELIKRLETSNKELVMPPEEPLPANVIADFKQWIRDGAVWPESAGPMMDPTAANELPWAFHPLQTVSVPEVKDAAWRRTEIDRFIRAAQESQQLTPVSPADKRTLLRRVTLDLTGLPPTPAEREAFLADESPEAFASVVDRLLASDAYGERWGRHWLDLVRYADTSGDGTDMPVPEARYYRDYVIAAFNRDMPYDQFLVEQLAGDLLAQQTPDDARNHEKIIATGFIALSRRFGNSRNAEYELIVDDTIDTMGRAMLGLTLGCARCHHHKFDPVTSEDYYGLFGYFHSTLYPHAGTEHQKERADFVSLTVPESLKTVYDSPEAWAVRDKPKCAGDVPVYMGGDPRKMGGPAPRAYLSAIDPAKPTIPEGQSGRLELAKWIASPTNPLTPRVVVNRIWQYHFGKGLVATPSNFGKQAEPASHPELLDWLAREFMDHGWSFKHLHRKIVLSAVYQLGSVEQPEQAKLDEANRWYWRFDRQRMDAETLRDSILAVSGTLEPGTGGRHPFPPNDKLKFSQGNPFTAIYDHNHRSVYLMEPRLNKHPFMALYDGPDPNKSTDVRASSTVALQALSMMNGAFLREKSNALAKRLSDAAPAWEARVQLAYELVLNRPAVAAEQTEALQYLDAYQSQLQSEGRTPEEAGDLAWASFARVMLSSNEFVYVD, from the coding sequence ATGTTCTCTCCTGCTCGGGCCGGTTCGTCGAGTTGTCGCACGTGGCTGCTGCCCCTGACGCTGGGCATGCTGGGAGTGATCCCCGCCCAAGCGCGGGCGGACGACAGGAGCGACTTCTTTGAGAAGCGCATCCGCCCGGTGCTGATTGATAAGTGCGGCGAATGCCATGCCGGGAAGACGCCCGAGGGCGACCTGAGCATTGAGCGGCTCGCCGACCTCACCAAAGGAGGCATGAGCGGGCCTGCGCTGGCCGTCGGCAAGCCGGAGTCCAGCGAACTCATCAAGCGGCTCGAAACCAGCAACAAAGAGCTGGTCATGCCCCCGGAAGAACCGCTCCCCGCGAATGTCATCGCCGACTTCAAACAGTGGATCCGCGACGGAGCCGTCTGGCCGGAATCAGCCGGCCCCATGATGGACCCCACAGCCGCCAATGAACTCCCCTGGGCCTTTCATCCGCTCCAGACGGTCAGTGTGCCCGAAGTGAAAGACGCGGCCTGGCGCCGGACGGAAATCGACCGCTTCATCCGCGCCGCTCAGGAATCGCAGCAGTTGACGCCCGTGTCTCCGGCGGACAAGCGGACGCTCCTGCGGCGGGTGACGCTCGATCTGACCGGCCTGCCGCCCACGCCGGCCGAGCGGGAAGCCTTCCTCGCCGACGAGTCCCCCGAGGCCTTTGCCAGTGTGGTCGATCGTCTGCTGGCCAGCGACGCCTATGGCGAACGCTGGGGCCGGCACTGGCTGGACCTCGTCCGCTACGCGGACACGAGCGGCGACGGGACCGACATGCCGGTCCCCGAAGCCCGCTACTACCGCGACTACGTGATCGCCGCCTTCAACCGCGACATGCCCTATGACCAGTTTCTGGTCGAACAGCTCGCCGGGGACCTTCTGGCGCAGCAGACGCCCGACGATGCGCGGAACCATGAGAAGATCATCGCGACTGGGTTCATCGCGCTGTCCCGGCGGTTTGGCAACTCGCGGAACGCGGAATACGAACTGATCGTCGACGACACCATCGACACCATGGGCCGGGCGATGCTGGGGTTGACGCTCGGCTGCGCCCGCTGCCATCACCACAAGTTCGACCCGGTGACGTCGGAAGACTACTACGGCCTGTTCGGCTACTTCCATAGCACGCTCTATCCCCACGCTGGAACCGAGCATCAGAAGGAGCGGGCCGACTTCGTTTCGCTGACGGTTCCGGAGTCGCTGAAGACCGTTTACGACTCCCCCGAAGCGTGGGCGGTCCGGGACAAACCGAAGTGCGCGGGTGATGTTCCCGTATACATGGGTGGCGATCCACGCAAGATGGGTGGTCCCGCTCCGCGGGCTTATCTGAGCGCCATCGATCCGGCGAAACCGACGATTCCCGAGGGTCAGAGCGGCCGGCTGGAGCTTGCGAAGTGGATCGCCTCGCCGACCAATCCGCTGACGCCGCGGGTGGTCGTCAATCGCATCTGGCAGTACCACTTCGGCAAAGGGCTGGTGGCGACGCCGAGCAACTTCGGCAAGCAGGCCGAGCCCGCCAGCCACCCGGAGCTGCTCGACTGGCTGGCGCGCGAGTTCATGGATCACGGCTGGTCGTTCAAGCATCTGCATCGAAAAATCGTGCTGTCGGCGGTCTACCAGCTCGGCAGCGTCGAGCAGCCGGAACAGGCGAAGCTCGACGAGGCCAACCGCTGGTACTGGCGGTTCGATCGGCAGCGGATGGATGCGGAGACGCTGCGGGATTCGATCCTCGCCGTCAGCGGGACGCTCGAACCGGGGACTGGCGGCCGGCATCCGTTCCCGCCGAATGACAAGCTGAAATTCAGTCAGGGGAATCCCTTCACCGCAATCTACGACCACAATCACCGGTCGGTCTACCTGATGGAGCCCCGGCTCAACAAGCACCCGTTCATGGCCCTCTACGACGGTCCCGATCCGAACAAGAGCACGGACGTGCGGGCCAGTTCGACGGTGGCGCTGCAGGCGCTGTCGATGATGAACGGCGCGTTTCTGCGCGAGAAATCGAACGCACTGGCGAAACGCCTCAGCGACGCGGCGCCCGCGTGGGAAGCCCGTGTGCAGCTCGCCTATGAACTGGTCCTGAACCGCCCGGCGGTAGCGGCCGAGCAGACCGAGGCGCTGCAGTATCTGGATGCGTACCAGTCTCAATTGCAGTCGGAAGGACGCACGCCGGAAGAGGCGGGTGATCTCGCCTGGGCCAGCTTTGCGCGGGTCATGCTGAGTTCGAACGAGTTTGTTTACGTCGATTGA